DNA sequence from the Actinacidiphila yeochonensis CN732 genome:
GCGCTGGACAACACCACCGCCAACGACCGCCGCAACCAGGCGCTGGCCGACCTCCAGAGCCAGTACGCCGCGCAGGGCAAGAAGCTCGACATCGACTACACCCTGCCGGTGGACACCACCGGACTGGAGTCCAACGCGATCAGCCTGCTGAACAACGCCAAGAGCCACAACCTGAACGTCAACCTGGTCAACATCATGACCATGGACTACGGGCCCACCACCGACATGGGCAACGCCGCCATCTCCGCCGCCCAGGGCCTGCACACCCAGCTCGGCCAGATCTGGACCGGCAAGACCTCCGCGCAGCTGTGGGCGATGGAGGGCAACACCCCGATGATCGGAGTCAACGACTCCACCAACGAGGTGTTCTCCACCTCCGACGCCACCGACCTGGCCAACTTCGCCAAGACCAACGGCATCCAGGAGCTGTCCTTCTGGTCCCTCGGCCGCGACTCGGCCTGCTCCAGCACCGGCACCCTCTCCGACTCCTGCAGTGGAACCCCCCAGTCGGCCTGGCAGTTCTCCAGCACCTTCAACTCCATCACCGGCACCAGCTCCGGCGGGGGCGGCACCACCCCGCCGTCCGGCGGCGCCACCGGCCCCATCCAGTCCGGCTACGCCGGCAAGTGCGTGGACGTCGCCGCCGCCGGCACCGCCAACGGCACCGCCGTCCAGCTGTACGACTGCAACGGCACCAACGCGCAGAGCTGGACGGTCGGTTCGGACGGCACACTGCGGGCGCTGGGCAAGTGCATGGACGTCACCTCCGCCGGCACCGCCAACGGCACGCAGGTCCAGCTGTACGACTGCAACGGCACGGCGGCGCAGGCGTGGCAGAAGGGCTCCGGCAACACCCTGGTCAACACCGGCTCCGGCCGGTGCCTGGACGCCACCGGACCCAGCTCGGCCAACGGCACCCGGCTGCAGATCTGGGACTGCTTCGGCGGCAGCAACCAGCAGTGGACGCTCCCGTCCTGACCCGGCGCGAGGTCCCGGTCGGGGTCCGCTCCGGTCCGGAACCGCCCAGCCCCCGATCCGGCCGGGCCTGGCCTGACCCGGGCTGGTCCTGACCCGGGCTGGTCCTGACCCGGGCCCGGCTCCGGCTCCCGTGGCGGCCGGAGCCGCGCGCCGCGCGCGGTATCGGCCCGGGAAACGGGTAAGGCTGGTCCGCGGGCGCCCGACGGGTGCCCGCGGACCACGACCGAGACCCCGACCGCGGTAGGGAGCTGCCCGATGAACACCGCCGAACTGCTCGCCGACGCCTACGGCCGTATCCAGGAGGCCGTCCACGAGGCCGTCGACGACCTCTCAGCGGAGGAGCTGTCCTGGCGGCCGGACGAGGGCGGCAACTCCGTCGCCTGGCTCGTCTGGCACCTCACCCGGGTGCAGGACGACCACGTCGCCGATGTCGCCGGCCGTGAGCAGCTGTGGACCGCCGACGGCTGGCGGGACCGCTTCGGCCTGCCCTTCCGCCCCTCCGTCATCGGCTACGGGCAGTCCGCCGCGCAGGCGGCCAAGGTGCGGGTGGACGACCCCGCGCTGCTCACCGGCTACTACGACGCCGTCCACGAGGCCACCCTCGGCTACGTCGCCGGCCTGGCCGACGGCGATCTCGACGTGATCGTGGACGAGCGCTGGGACCCGCCGGTCACCCTCGGCGTCCGCCTGCTCAGCGTGGTCAACGACGACCTCCAGCACGCCGGCCAGGCCGCCTACGTCCGGGGCCTGCTCCTGCGCCGCCGCTGAGCCCGGGCACCCCGGGCACCCCGGGGCAGCGGGACCGCCCGCCGCGCCCGGCCGGGCACGGCCTACCGCCGGCGGTCCTGCCTCCCGATGGCCTCGGGGGTGACGGGCGTGAAGAAGTTGACCAGGTTCCCGTCGGGGTCGCGGAGGAGGGCGGAGCGGTTGCCCCACGGCATCGTCGTCGGCTTCTGGACGAACTCCTGTCCGAGGGCGGCCAGGCGCTCGTACTCGGCGTCGACGTCGGAGACGCGGAACTCGATGATCACGCTGCGGTTGGCCGCCGGCTCGGCGGAGCCCGCGCCGAAGAGCGCTACGGTGCGCTCGCCCGCCACCGCCAGGGTGCCCGAAGCCGTCACGAGTTCGGCGAAGTCGGGCGTCGACCAGGCCGCGGAGGCCGCGGTGGCCTGCTCGTAGAAGGCGACGAGGCGGGCGACGTCGCCGGTGATCACACGGATCGAGGTGAAGTTCACGAGGGGTTCTCTCCTGCCGGGAACGGTGCCGGGCCGGCACCGGACGGTGGGTACGCCTCGCACGCTACGGCCGATACCGGACAGGTTCCGCCCGGTATGCAGGGCAGAATTTCGGATATGACGACCTCGTCGACGACCCGGCTGCTCGCGTTGCTGGAGATCCTTCAGAGCGGCGGCACCCGCACCGTCCCGGATCTGGCCGCGCGCCTCGGCGTCGACGAGCGCACCGTGCGCCGCTACGCGAGCCGGCTGCGCGACCTCGGAGTGCCCGTCGACCCGGTCCGCGGCCGGTACGGCGGCTACCGGCTCGCACCGGGCTACCGGATGCCGCCGCTGATGCTCACCGACGAGGAGGCCCTCGCCCTGCTGCTCGGCCTCCAGGCCGCGCAGCGGGCCGGGCTGGTCACGAGGTCGGCCGCGGCGGGGGAGAGCGCGGCGGCGAAACTGCGGCGGGTGCTGCCCAAGGCGCTGGGCC
Encoded proteins:
- a CDS encoding mycothiol transferase, with protein sequence MNTAELLADAYGRIQEAVHEAVDDLSAEELSWRPDEGGNSVAWLVWHLTRVQDDHVADVAGREQLWTADGWRDRFGLPFRPSVIGYGQSAAQAAKVRVDDPALLTGYYDAVHEATLGYVAGLADGDLDVIVDERWDPPVTLGVRLLSVVNDDLQHAGQAAYVRGLLLRRR
- a CDS encoding ricin-type beta-trefoil lectin domain protein, with protein sequence MQPSKEPLTASPARPTRSATHRPRLKTLGALLATPVLAAGALLAAGGTAHAAANAGPGFPTQYAAPYAEVWNSPSALTTVRNATGLKYFTLAFVIDGGGCNATFNGDTSITDSSWTSAINSLRAAGGDVIASFGGASGTEEALACTSVSSLETQYKRVIDGLNLTRLDFDIEGSALDNTTANDRRNQALADLQSQYAAQGKKLDIDYTLPVDTTGLESNAISLLNNAKSHNLNVNLVNIMTMDYGPTTDMGNAAISAAQGLHTQLGQIWTGKTSAQLWAMEGNTPMIGVNDSTNEVFSTSDATDLANFAKTNGIQELSFWSLGRDSACSSTGTLSDSCSGTPQSAWQFSSTFNSITGTSSGGGGTTPPSGGATGPIQSGYAGKCVDVAAAGTANGTAVQLYDCNGTNAQSWTVGSDGTLRALGKCMDVTSAGTANGTQVQLYDCNGTAAQAWQKGSGNTLVNTGSGRCLDATGPSSANGTRLQIWDCFGGSNQQWTLPS
- a CDS encoding VOC family protein encodes the protein MNFTSIRVITGDVARLVAFYEQATAASAAWSTPDFAELVTASGTLAVAGERTVALFGAGSAEPAANRSVIIEFRVSDVDAEYERLAALGQEFVQKPTTMPWGNRSALLRDPDGNLVNFFTPVTPEAIGRQDRRR